From a single Coffea eugenioides isolate CCC68of unplaced genomic scaffold, Ceug_1.0 ScVebR1_187;HRSCAF=766, whole genome shotgun sequence genomic region:
- the LOC113755976 gene encoding uncharacterized protein LOC113755976, with amino-acid sequence MIKKSKEKRGDFGVENAFGQPVHEFVGDEVQEVLPPRVRDISMNEAGTSLGKGKRKTIAPTGVRAFFKGGRDSSQPTIKACLQSKDKWQNTDMAIALWFYDACIPINAINSPFFQKAIDQMASMGHGYKAKSYHSLRVTLLQDAKKDVQLVVDSFRNTWAETGCTIMGDGWKDSRQRPLINFLVYCPKGISFIKSIDASDIVKNAENLCNLFVQIVEMVGSKNVVHLVTDNASNYKAAGTLLNERYPTICWSPCAAHCINLILKDIGEMGTVKTLVSLASTVTVFVYNHKYVLNWLRKTDGGRRLFVRGKLDLPPLLLH; translated from the coding sequence ATGATAAAAAAAtctaaagaaaaaagaggagatTTTGGGGTCGAAAATGCTTTTGGTCAACCAGTGCACGAATTTGTTGGTGATGAAGTGCAAGAGGTTCTACCTCCTCGAGTAAGGGATATTTCAATGAATGAGGCTGGTACATCATTAGgtaaaggaaagagaaaaaccATTGCTCCTACAGGTGTTCGTGCTTTCTTTAAGGGTGGACGTGATAGTTCTCAACCTACTATCAAAGCTTGTTTGCAAAGTAAGGATAAATGGCAAAATACTGATATGGCCATTGCTCTTTGGTTCTATGATGCATGTATTCCCATTAATGCTATTAATtctccattttttcaaaaagctATCGATCAAATGGCATCAATGGGTCATGGTTATAAAGCTAAATCTTATCATTCTTTGCGAGTCACTTTGTTACAAGATGCTAAGAAAGATGTGCAGTTAGTTGTTGATTCATTTCGAAATACTTGGGCTGAAACTGGATGCACTATAATGGGTGATGGATGGAAAGATAGTAGACAAAGACCATTGAttaattttttggtttattgTCCTAAGGGTATATCTTTTATTAAGTCTATAGATGCATCGGACATTgtgaaaaatgcagaaaatttgTGCAATCTGTTTGTTCAAATTGTTGAAATGGTTGGTTCCAAAAATGTGGTGCATTTAGTCACTGATAATGCTAGCAATTATAAGGCTGCTGGAACtttattaaatgaaagataTCCAACTATTTGCTGGTCTCCATGTGCTGCCCATTGTATCAATTTGATTTTGAAGGATATTGGTGAAATGGGTACTGTTAAAACTCTAGTGTCTCTTGCTTCTACAGTAACTGTTTTTGTGTATAATCATAAATATGTTCTGAATTGGTTGAGAAAAACTGATGGTGGAAGGAGATTATTCGTCCGGGGGAAACTCGATTTGCCACCACTTTTATTGCACTAA
- the LOC113755975 gene encoding uncharacterized protein LOC113755975 has translation MGPIIRLLRVCDTDERPSLGYVYEGMFRATTGIKKLFRNNKRLYKPYIDIINDRWDRMLRKNLHATAYFLNPSFQYDTATFSTHPEITNGLLDYIESNVDWCSEKNLTKEIGMYREREGSFGRKLAILTSKKDRPENWWKLFGCDAPNLQKLAIRVLSQTASSSGCERNWSVFERIHNKKRNRLEHQRLNDLVYVHYNLRLHNQQKRSYDPVDYESIDKTEFWMVEEKQEGELDYEELEEELEEPPIHGQCSNSEQLEDDGDEAEDVDLETFQRQNFFNDEDDDWH, from the exons ATGGGTCCTATTATTCGGTTGTTGAGAGTTTGTGACACTGATGAAAGGCCTTCTTTGGGGTATGTGTATGAAGGTATGTTTAGAGCAACTACTGGAATCAAGAAGTTGTTCAGGAATAATAAAAGGCTATATAAGCCTTACATTGATATCATCAATGACCGATGGGATAGGATGTTGAGGAAAAATTTGCATGCTACGGCATATTTTTTAAATCCCTCTTTTCAATATGACACTGCCACATTCTCTACACATCCAGAAATTACAAATGGTTTGTTAGATTACATAGAATCAAATGTGGATTGGTGCAGTGAgaaaaatttaacaaaagaAATTGGAATGTATCGAGAGCGGGAGGGAAGTTTTGGCAGAAAACTTGCTATTCTTACTAGCAAGAAAGATAGACCAg AGAATTGGTGGAAACTCTTTGGTTGTGATGCTCCCAACTTACAAAAACTTGCAATTCGGGTTTTGAGTCAAACAGCTTCTTCTTCAGGATGTGAGCGTAATTGGAGTGTTTTTGAACGTATTCAtaataagaaaaggaataggTTGGAGCATCAAAGGCTCAATGATCTTGTATATGTGCATTACAATTTGCGTTT GCATAATCAGCAAAAGAGATCGTATGATCCCGTTGATTATGAGTCAATTGACAAAACAGAATTCTGGATGGTTGAAGAAAAACAAGAAGGGGAGCTTGATTATGAGGAGTTAGAAGAAGAACTTGAAGAACCTCCAATTCATGGTCAATGTTCAAATTCTGAACAACTTGAAG ATGATGGAGATGAAGCAGAAGATGTTGATTTAGAAACATTTCAGCGTCAAAACTTTTttaatgatgaagatgatgattggcattaa